A DNA window from Pyrus communis chromosome 3, drPyrComm1.1, whole genome shotgun sequence contains the following coding sequences:
- the LOC137729792 gene encoding probable receptor-like serine/threonine-protein kinase At4g34500: MAVLGETTVASNNSLSHKITAKTPLFNLKLYAVIAILVLCLLAAALLIFLCLRITRASRKRKMRVKHSSGSIPLVSKEIAEIKEPSPRAAYNGERKIGNEKLKEAPLEVTEIVDIERGKGNRSGLESDGSGPHNIGWGRWYSLKELDIATRGFSPENVIGEGGYGIVYSGELQDGSVVAVKNLLNNKGQAENEFKVEVEAIGKVKHKNLVGLIGYCAEGAQRMLVYEYIDNGNLEQWLHGDVGPVSPLTWDIRMKIAIGTAKGLAYLHEGLEPKVVHRDIKSSNILLDRKWNAKVSDFGLAKLLGSEASYVTTRVMGTFGYVAPEYASTGMLNEGSDVYSFGVLLMEIITGRNPIDYSKPAGEMNLVDWFKGMIQSRRGEDVVDPLIAVQPPPRAMKRVLLVCLRCIDLDVHKRPKMGQIVHMLEADDFPFRSETRSAR; the protein is encoded by the exons ATGGCGGTTCTCGGAGAGACAACCGTAGCCTCAAACAACTCCCTCTCCCACAAGATCACCGCCAAAACCCCATTATTCAACCTCAAACTCTACGCTGTTATAGCCATCCTCGTCCTCTGCCTCCTCGCAGCCGCCCTTCTCATCTTCCTCTGCCTCCGCATAACTCGAGCCTCCCGAAAACGCAAGATGCGCGTGAAGCACAGCTCCGGCTCAATCCCCCTCGTCTCCAAGGAGATCGCCGAGATCAAGGAACCGAGTCCACGCGCCGCCTACAATGGCGAGAGAAAAATCGGAAATGAAAAGTTGAAGGAGGCTCCGCTGGAGGTGACGGAGATTGTTGACATCGAAAGAGGGAAAGGGAACCGGAGCGGGTTGGAAAGTGACGGGTCGGGCCCGCATAACATTGGGTGGGGCCGGTGGTACAGCTTGAAGGAGCTGGATATCGCGACACGCGGGTTTTCTCCAGAGAACGTAATTGGAGAAGGAGGATACGGCATCGTCTACAGCGGCGAGCTGCAGGACGGATCTGTCGTGGCCGTCAAGAACCTTCTGAACAACAA GGGTCAGGCAGAGAACGAGTTTAAGGTGGAAGTCGAAGCCATTGGGAAAGTAAAGCATAAGAACTTGGTGGGTCTAATTGGTTATTGTGCAGAGGGTGCTCAAAG GATGCTTGTGTACGAGTACATTGACAACGGCAACTTGGAGCAATGGTTGCACGGCGATGTTGGGCCTGTCAGCCCTCTGACCTGGGATATTCGTATGAAAATCGCCATCGGGACAGCAAAAGG GCTGGCCTATTTGCATGAAGGGTTAGAACCCAAGGTGGTGCACCGTGATATAAAATCCAGTAACATTCTTCTGGATAGAAAGTGGAACGCAAAAGTATCAGATTTTGGTCTGGCCAAGCTCTTAGGATCGGAGGCAAGCTATGTGACTACACGCGTTATGGGGACATTTGG ATATGTAGCTCCAGAATATGCAAGCACAGGTATGCTTAACGAGGGGAGTGATGTATATAGTTTCGGAGTTCTACTAATGGAGATAATTACAGGAAGAAACCCAATTGACTATTCCAAACCAGCAGGAGAG ATGAACCTGGTTGATTGGTTTAAAGGAATGATCCAAAGTCGCCGTGGAGAGGATGTTGTTGATCCTCTGATTGCAGTTCAGCCCCCTCCAAGAGCCATGAAGCGAGTATTGCTGGTTTGTCTCCGATGTATAGATCTAGATGTCCATAAGCGACCGAAAATGGGGCAAATTGTTCATATGCTTGAGGCAGATGACTTCCCTTTTCGTTCA GAAACACGATCAGCTCGATAA